The DNA sequence TCACGGATGGCGGCACGCACAAATGCTTCCACTGCCTCCGGCGATTGGTCGCCAATCTCAATAAGATCAACCTTTTTTGCCGTGATGACACCCTTCTGGATTCCGAGGCGCACGATATCTCCATGCTCCATTTCGGCGGCAGTACGAAGTGCCTTCGGAATCAATACACGCCCTTTGTCATCTACGATTTTATAAATGGGCTTTGCTTTCATACGAAGTATCCCTCCTTTCTCATAACGTCACGAACGGTGCCGGGGTCTATGCCAAGATCCTCGAAGAGCCCACGCAGCTCGTCCGGCAGGCGATCAAGGATATCCGACGCAGCGATGACAATGGCACCCTCGGCACAAATGACATCCAAGTCGCTGTCTAATGGGATGTCCGCAGACTCCAGCAGTTCGTGGGGTATATGCAGTTCGTCCTCCGGGAGTTCATATTCCGGAGAAAATTTCTCGTCATCCTTCTGCAATTCAAAGAGAGGGACGGCAATCTCCACTCCCTCAGATGTGATAAGAACCAGAGGGCAGTGGTGATTTACTTCCTCCTGCACCATCATGGTGAGGCAGATCTCATCCCCGGGATTCAGCCCGGCATTGCCTACGGCTTCTGCAGGAATAACAATCTGGCCATTTTTGTCTACCTCAGACTTCATTTTAATAATTTTCATTAAGGTGTTCCCCCTTTTAATTAACCCCCGTGATGGGGTTATAGTTGTGGGTCAAATAACAGTTCGGAGTCGAAAAGATTCATCTGGGACGGCATATCACTCAGCCTTTCGGCAGTGTCGTAGTTAGAGATCAGGACTTCAGCGTATTCGCATCCATTGTCATAGCGCTGGGCAAGGTTGTTGATGCGGCTGACCGCTTCAATATTAAAGTCCTTGTACAGCTCGCGAATGAATTCACAGTCGTTATAGCTGACGAGCCATTTCCCCTGGCAGGATGCAAGAGTGTCCCGCAAACGATAGTGATCGTCTTTTTTAAATTCCACGGCGTAGTGTCCTTCCGTCTGATAATATGGCGGGTCGCAATAGATGAAGGCATTTTCACGGTCGTACTGCTTAATCAAAGCTTCAAAGTCTTTATTCTCAATGACAGTATCCTTAAGCCTCCGGCTGCCCTGCCAGAGAAGATGAAAGGTTTTCCGGATATCGAAGGGCTGACATCCGTAACTGGTGCAGCCGCTTCCATAGCTTAGGCGGATAAGTCTGTAAAAGGCGGCAGCGCGTTTTACGTCATTCATCTGTGCATTTTCCAGAAGGATCTGCTTTATTTCCTCAAACTGAGGTTCATTGAGAAATCTCTGAGCAATCTCAAGCTCTTCCCACAGGTACTCATTTGTGAATTCCTCCTTCTCCAGATATTTTTTAAGGACATTAAATTCGTCGCGTCCGTTTAACGGAAAGAAATTCAGCTCTTTGAGAAGAGCAAAGGGACGGTCGCGGACACAGCGGAACAGATTTGCCAGGTCTGAATTGAAATCGTTGTAGACCTCCATAGCGGCGTCCGGAGGCCGTCCGAACAGCACCCAGCCTCCACCGCCGAAGACCTCAATGTACCTTCCGAATTCCTTCGGCATACGCTGATAGATCATATCCCGCAGAGCCTTTTTGCCGCCCACCCAACTGATGATGCTGTTCAATCTATAACCTCCCTTTGCTCCGGCGGCTTATTTTCTCAACGTCTGTTCTCATACAGGAGCCGTCAGGACTCCAGCAGATAAAGCCGACGCCGGGATAAGGGCAGCCGACACAGCGGTCGGTATCTTCAGGCAGAGGCAGGGAATGCTTTGCAGGTGGAGCGTTTTCTTCGGCTCCTGTTTTTTCTTCTGGTGTTACATCATGCTTCATGGTTCAGCTCCTTTCTTTAGAAAAACAAAAAAGGCGCTGCCTTTTTTGTAAGACAACGCCTTCTCGTTCTTTTTTTAGTTGTATTGATCACAGCAATCTGCTGTAACAAAAAAGCGTCCTTCAGCTTCATGAGAAACCAAAGAGTGCTATTTGCCCGTTCACTTATTCCTTATCCCATCACCTGACCTCCGTATCCGAGATCAGGTGAGCTGTTTTTCATCTCCTGTTCAAGCTTAAGGGAGTAATTTTCATGATTCCAAAAGCTGACGTAAATCTCTCCGTCAGGAGTTTTGATAGGACGTTGCTCGAACCCTTCGCCATAACCGTCAGAGTTCTGACCGCACACATAATCTAAAAGCGCGGCAACTTCTTCACCGGAAAGAGACTCCTTTAGCCCGGCGGTCATGACTCCCCACAGCTCTCCGTCGACGATTTCCACCGAGGGGTAAAGGCTATAAACCTTTTTATTTAGAGCTTCGTCATGAATGTACTCGGAAAGACCACGGTCATTTTCGAAGTGCCGATTCTCCTTGGCGATGGCAGCGAGGATTTGATCCTCATACGCCACAGCCTCCCTTGGTGAGATATCCTCCCTCTCATCCTCCATGCAGTCATACTGAGGATAACTGACGATTTTCAGAGGGAAGAAGATACGCATTGTTTCGTTTGCCATTTTGATTTCCTCCATTTTTTTAATATGATCCCTAAAAAAGGGCATAAAAAAAGCGGGGTATCTTCGTTATGAAAATACACCCGCTGATTTTTGTATTTAGTTATAGCCCGTAATGAATCATAAACTTGTGTCTTTGTTTTTGCTTCTTCAATTTTTTGAGATAAGAGATAAGATTACCGAGACCGTGATTCAGCGTAACTCCACGTCATACGTCTGTCCACAGAAAGTAATCGATTTGAGCTTACTTATATCGAAGTACTCTGTATTGACAGACCATGAGCCCATCGTGGAATCTATCATGGAGCTGCCGCTGTCCTTAAACTTAACAACTGAACCGTCATCAAGCGTCAGGACCGGCTCGGGGTAGGAACGAAAATACTTTGTAAACGCGTCCAGATCCTGATTGCCGCCTTTCGAGGTAAAAATGATTTCGACCGTTGCCGGACGAATATCGAAGGTGATTTCGTCGATATAGTCCGAATTCTCTGCCCTGGCCTTAAAGGTCATATGCGTTTTATCCGCATCTGGGAGCTTGATGTCAAACGATAGGTCCCAATTTCCGGAGATATCGTTTACCGTATATGAGTCGTTCTCCGCATTTGAGTAGAGGGCGATACCTGTTATGACGAGTGCCACGTGGCCCGTCTTTTCCGCTTCCGTCCCCGACAGGAAGATTGACGCTGGCACGGTGAGGATGCCGTCCGTAAAGGTAAAACCGTCCCGGTTAAATATCGTATAGCCCGTCATCGGGTCCGTTCGGAACTGGATACTGTCAAACTTCGTATCCGCAAGACCAGTCAGCTGAAGGGTAAGGTGTGTCGTTAACCCGTCCGTATAAGCGTTCGTCAGCGTGATTCCGATACCAACGCTTTTATCCGAGACATCGGGCGTTATGGCTCCCGTCACTTCAGGATTTTTGAAAAAAGAATCATAGAACGCACCGAAGTCAAGTACCCCGGCCATCGCAAGGGCGGTGGTACTTAGTGCGAGCACGATAACGACAGATGCGGCAGCGAGTCCGAACCTACGCATCGACCTTCTGTGAACACGACGCATATACATTTCACCCGAAATGCCTTGCTGCACGAGTTTCCTAACACGTTTTGAGTTGACGGAGCTTTGTACGTTGAGATATACTTCGTCATCGTCAATACAATTCATTAAGTCCGAAATTTTTATATTCATTTTCAACACCCCTTTCGGCGAGATGAATTTTGAGTTTTTCGCGCCCCCGTGCGAGTCTGCTTTTTACAGCGGATTGTGACAAGTGCATTTCGTCTGCAATCGTCGATACGGTCTGATAGTAATAATAGTGCCGCAAAAAAATCTCACAGTCGGGATTGCCAAGAGCGTTCACCGCATTGCGAACGGTTGCGGCGAGTTCGTTCGTGATAACGCCGCCCTCCACGTCTGCGTCAGCGACGACCACTATTTCGTCATCATCGAGCGATAGCGACGCACCGATTTCACGGAGCTTATTCTTCGCGCGATTCCGTGCGACGCTACCGAGCCACGATTTCAGTTTGTCCGCACTTGGCTTATCGGCGTTCTTCCATAACGTGATGAATACATCGGCGCAAACTTCTTCAATATCCGCTTCGCTCATCGATGTGCCGATAATGCCCTGAGCAATCGCACCGACATACGGCGTGTATTTTTTGATTATAGCGTCAAGCGCGGCTCCATTTCCGCGCTGAACTCCGAGTAGTGCAGTTGCGTCATTCAATGTATCACTTCCCTCGTTTACTTTTGACGACCGTCATATATAATAACACCGAAAAATATAATTTGGTTGCATGAAATTCCCAAAAAGTCACATAAAGACTCCCAAATAACAAATGTCATCTATAAAAACCCCAAAAAAAACGGGCCAAAAAATGCACTTTTTGACCCCGTT is a window from the Dehalobacter sp. DCA genome containing:
- a CDS encoding AbrB/MazE/SpoVT family DNA-binding domain-containing protein, whose amino-acid sequence is MKIIKMKSEVDKNGQIVIPAEAVGNAGLNPGDEICLTMMVQEEVNHHCPLVLITSEGVEIAVPLFELQKDDEKFSPEYELPEDELHIPHELLESADIPLDSDLDVICAEGAIVIAASDILDRLPDELRGLFEDLGIDPGTVRDVMRKEGYFV
- a CDS encoding DNA adenine methylase; translation: MNSIISWVGGKKALRDMIYQRMPKEFGRYIEVFGGGGWVLFGRPPDAAMEVYNDFNSDLANLFRCVRDRPFALLKELNFFPLNGRDEFNVLKKYLEKEEFTNEYLWEELEIAQRFLNEPQFEEIKQILLENAQMNDVKRAAAFYRLIRLSYGSGCTSYGCQPFDIRKTFHLLWQGSRRLKDTVIENKDFEALIKQYDRENAFIYCDPPYYQTEGHYAVEFKKDDHYRLRDTLASCQGKWLVSYNDCEFIRELYKDFNIEAVSRINNLAQRYDNGCEYAEVLISNYDTAERLSDMPSQMNLFDSELLFDPQL
- a CDS encoding RNA polymerase sigma factor produces the protein MNDATALLGVQRGNGAALDAIIKKYTPYVGAIAQGIIGTSMSEADIEEVCADVFITLWKNADKPSADKLKSWLGSVARNRAKNKLREIGASLSLDDDEIVVVADADVEGGVITNELAATVRNAVNALGNPDCEIFLRHYYYYQTVSTIADEMHLSQSAVKSRLARGREKLKIHLAERGVENEYKNFGLNELY